In the Populus trichocarpa isolate Nisqually-1 chromosome 1, P.trichocarpa_v4.1, whole genome shotgun sequence genome, one interval contains:
- the LOC18094943 gene encoding oligoribonuclease isoform X1, with product MKGSPTCLPSAFKFAVAGKKIKMNLLSNAFSLLEVDAEDDRVNIASSSKSKSSNNRGKSKKKVNDSNLVVKIEKQNEENLVTSSSEVYKMPLVWIDLEMTVVLVAGLNTEVDRILEIACIITDGYLTKSVEGPDLVIHQSKECLDRMGEWCQSHHAASGLTNKVLGSKITERDAEKQVIEFVKRHVGTHTPLIAGNSVYVDFLFLKKYMPDLAGLFSHVVVDVSSVMALCMRWYPQDRRKAPQKENKHRALDDIRESIRELKYYKENMFKPKSKK from the exons ATGAAAGGAAGCCCGACTTGCTTGCCATCCGCTTTCAAATTCGCAGTAgcaggaaagaaaataaaaatgaacctCCTTTCTAATGCGTTCTCTCTACTGGAAGTCGACGCCGAAGACGATCGAGTAAACATCGCTTCCTCTTCAAAGTCTAAATCATCTAACAACAGAG gaAAGAGCAAGAAGAAAGTGAATGACTCTAATTTAGTGGTAAAAATAGAGAAACAGAATGAGGAGAATTTGGTTACGTCTTCTTCAGAAGTTTATAAGATGCCGCTAGTGTGGATTGACTTGGAAATGACTG TTGTTTTGGTTGCAGGTTTGAATACTGAAGTAGATAGAATACTGGAGATTGCTTGTATAATAACAGATGGCTATTTGACCAAGTCAGTGGAG GGTCCTGATTTGGTTATCCATCAAAGCAAAGAATGTTTAGATAGAATGGGAGAATGGTGTCAAAGTCATCATGCAGCTAGTG GTTTGACAAATAAGGTTCTCGGAAGCAAAATTACTGAAAGAGACGCTGAAAAGCAG GTTATAGAATTTGTGAAGAGACATGTTGGTACACACACACCTCTTATAGCAGGAAATTCAGTTTATGTGGATTTTCTGTTCTTAAAG AAATACATGCCAGATTTGGCTGGTCTCTTCTCTCATGTTGTCGTTGATGTTAGCAGTGTCATGGCTTTGTGCATGCGCTGGTATCCTCAAG ATCGGAGGAAGGCCCCTCAGAAGGAAAATAAACATAGAGCCTTGGATGATATCAGAGAAAGCATAAGGGAACTCAaatactacaaggaaaatatgTTTAAACCAAAGTCCAAGAAGTGA
- the LOC18094942 gene encoding calmodulin gives MADQLTEDQISEFKEAFSLFDKDGDGCITTKELGTVMRSLGQNPTEAELQDMINEVDADGNGTIDFPEFLNLMARKMKDTDSEEELKEAFRVFDKDQNGFISAAELRHVMTNLGEKLTDEEVDEMIREADVDGDGQINYEEFVKVMMAK, from the exons ATGGCCGATCAGCTCACCGAAGACCAGATCTCCGAGTTCAAGGAAGCTTTCAGCCTATTCGATAAGGACGGCGATG GTTGCATCACTACTAAGGAGCTGGGGACTGTGATGCGTTCATTGGGTCAAAACCCAACTGAGGCAGAGCTCCAGGACATGATAAATGAGGTTGATGCTGATGGGAATGGTACCATTGACTTCCCAGAGTTCCTCAACCTCATGGCCCGCAAGATGAAGGATACTGATTCTGAGGAGGAGCTCAAGGAAGCTTTCAGAGTTTTTGATAAGGACCAGAATGGCTTCATTTCTGCTGCTGAGTTGCGTCATGTCATGACAAATCTCGGGGAGAAGCTGACAGATGAGGAGGTTGATGAGATGATCCGTGAGGCTGACGTGGATGGTGATGGTCAGATCAACTACGAGGAATTTGTCAAAGTCATGATGGCCAAGTGA
- the LOC18094943 gene encoding oligoribonuclease isoform X2, which produces MKGSPTCLPSAFKFAVAGKKIKMNLLSNAFSLLEVDAEDDRVNIASSSKSKSSNNRGKSKKKVNDSNLVVKIEKQNEENLVTSSSEVYKMPLVWIDLEMTGLNTEVDRILEIACIITDGYLTKSVEGPDLVIHQSKECLDRMGEWCQSHHAASGLTNKVLGSKITERDAEKQVIEFVKRHVGTHTPLIAGNSVYVDFLFLKKYMPDLAGLFSHVVVDVSSVMALCMRWYPQDRRKAPQKENKHRALDDIRESIRELKYYKENMFKPKSKK; this is translated from the exons ATGAAAGGAAGCCCGACTTGCTTGCCATCCGCTTTCAAATTCGCAGTAgcaggaaagaaaataaaaatgaacctCCTTTCTAATGCGTTCTCTCTACTGGAAGTCGACGCCGAAGACGATCGAGTAAACATCGCTTCCTCTTCAAAGTCTAAATCATCTAACAACAGAG gaAAGAGCAAGAAGAAAGTGAATGACTCTAATTTAGTGGTAAAAATAGAGAAACAGAATGAGGAGAATTTGGTTACGTCTTCTTCAGAAGTTTATAAGATGCCGCTAGTGTGGATTGACTTGGAAATGACTG GTTTGAATACTGAAGTAGATAGAATACTGGAGATTGCTTGTATAATAACAGATGGCTATTTGACCAAGTCAGTGGAG GGTCCTGATTTGGTTATCCATCAAAGCAAAGAATGTTTAGATAGAATGGGAGAATGGTGTCAAAGTCATCATGCAGCTAGTG GTTTGACAAATAAGGTTCTCGGAAGCAAAATTACTGAAAGAGACGCTGAAAAGCAG GTTATAGAATTTGTGAAGAGACATGTTGGTACACACACACCTCTTATAGCAGGAAATTCAGTTTATGTGGATTTTCTGTTCTTAAAG AAATACATGCCAGATTTGGCTGGTCTCTTCTCTCATGTTGTCGTTGATGTTAGCAGTGTCATGGCTTTGTGCATGCGCTGGTATCCTCAAG ATCGGAGGAAGGCCCCTCAGAAGGAAAATAAACATAGAGCCTTGGATGATATCAGAGAAAGCATAAGGGAACTCAaatactacaaggaaaatatgTTTAAACCAAAGTCCAAGAAGTGA